A window of Komagataeibacter medellinensis NBRC 3288 contains these coding sequences:
- a CDS encoding RidA family protein — MPDTTPEQRLKQLGIILPTPASPVANYVGTVISGSSLVVSGQLPLVDGRLLTTGKLGGSVPVELAVEAARYSMINVIAQVKAALGDLSRVKRVVRLGGFIACTPDFTQHATVMNGASDLAVAVFGDAGRHARSTVGVPSLPLDSAVEVEGLFEIG; from the coding sequence ATGCCCGACACCACGCCCGAACAGCGCCTCAAGCAGCTTGGTATCATCCTGCCCACTCCCGCCTCGCCTGTTGCCAATTACGTCGGTACCGTGATCAGCGGATCGTCGCTGGTGGTGTCGGGTCAGTTGCCGCTGGTCGATGGCAGGCTGCTCACTACCGGCAAGCTGGGTGGTAGCGTGCCGGTGGAACTGGCGGTCGAGGCCGCACGCTACAGCATGATCAACGTGATCGCGCAGGTTAAGGCCGCCCTTGGCGACCTCTCGCGCGTGAAGCGCGTGGTCCGGCTAGGCGGATTCATTGCCTGCACGCCCGATTTCACCCAGCATGCCACGGTCATGAATGGCGCATCCGACCTCGCAGTGGCGGTGTTTGGTGATGCGGGCCGTCACGCACGCTCCACCGTGGGCGTACCCTCGCTGCCGCTCGATTCGGCCGTTGAGGTCGAGGGGCTATTTGAAATCGGCTGA
- a CDS encoding zinc-dependent alcohol dehydrogenase family protein, translating into MYAMRLLAPHTPLQWTELPDPQPGPGQIRVKVGACGVCRTDLHVVDADLPFPGHALTPGHEIVGRIDALGPNVEGLHMGQRVGIPWLGHTCGCCHYCETDHENLCDHPLFTGYTRDGGYATLAVADAHFAFPLPEGDDDVATAPLLCAGLIGWRSLVMAGKEARSIGLYGFGAAAHIIAQVAVWQGRSVYAFTRPGDTKTQEFARSLGCTWAGGSDEAPPEQLDATIIFAPVGALVPAALKAVHKAGRVVCAGIHMSEIPAFSYDLLWEERQIVSVANLTRQDGLDFLEIVPRVGIRTTTTPYPLRDANKALDDLRHGRFEGAAVLVP; encoded by the coding sequence ATGTACGCAATGCGGCTGCTTGCCCCCCATACCCCCCTGCAATGGACCGAACTGCCCGACCCGCAGCCGGGGCCGGGGCAGATCCGGGTCAAGGTCGGGGCGTGCGGCGTATGCCGCACCGACCTGCATGTGGTGGATGCCGATCTGCCCTTTCCCGGTCACGCCCTGACACCGGGGCACGAGATCGTGGGCCGGATCGACGCGCTTGGTCCGAATGTGGAGGGGCTGCACATGGGCCAGCGCGTGGGCATTCCATGGCTGGGCCACACCTGCGGCTGCTGCCACTACTGCGAAACCGACCACGAGAACCTGTGCGACCACCCGCTGTTCACCGGCTACACGCGCGATGGCGGTTACGCCACGCTGGCGGTGGCGGACGCGCATTTTGCCTTCCCCCTGCCCGAAGGCGATGACGACGTGGCCACCGCCCCCCTGCTGTGCGCGGGACTGATCGGCTGGCGCTCGCTGGTCATGGCGGGCAAGGAGGCACGCAGCATCGGGCTTTACGGCTTTGGGGCCGCAGCCCATATCATTGCACAGGTGGCGGTGTGGCAGGGGCGTTCGGTCTATGCCTTCACCCGTCCTGGCGATACGAAAACACAGGAATTCGCCCGCTCCCTGGGCTGCACATGGGCTGGCGGATCGGATGAAGCCCCACCCGAACAACTGGACGCCACCATCATCTTCGCCCCCGTGGGCGCGCTGGTACCTGCGGCGCTGAAGGCCGTGCACAAGGCCGGGCGCGTGGTATGCGCGGGCATCCATATGAGTGAAATCCCCGCTTTTTCGTATGACCTGCTGTGGGAGGAACGCCAGATTGTATCGGTCGCCAACCTGACGCGACAGGACGGGCTGGACTTTCTGGAAATCGTGCCACGGGTGGGAATCCGCACGACAACAACCCCCTATCCCCTGCGTGATGCCAACAAGGCACTGGATGACCTGCGCCATGGTCGCTTTGAAGGGGCGGCCGTTCTGGTGCCCTGA
- a CDS encoding GNAT family N-acetyltransferase has product MTGTTMILHRRIAEIPAHEWDACAGDDNPFASHAFLSALEDSGSTGPATGWLPQHLALRDGAGHLLAVAPLYAKGHSFGEYVFDQQWAQAFTQAGGQYYPKLQVAVPFSPVPGPRLLVGEVPNADARRLLAGRALQQACRELDLSSIHVTFCTQHEYDLLGENGWLQRLGVQYHWENAGYGNFDDFLDALASRKRKAIRRERRDANACGLTFHAYRGAEITEALWHDFYQFYLSTVDRKWGSAYLQPGFFPLLSERLGDRVVLMVARQDGVPVAGALNLMGRDTLYGRNWGRLSGHDWPFLHFELCYYRAIDFAIEHGLKRVEAGAQGEHKLQRGYRPCLTHSAHWISHPGLRVAVAEFLGHERAAIMAELPALDAMTPYRAGS; this is encoded by the coding sequence ATGACCGGCACCACCATGATCCTACACCGCAGGATTGCGGAAATCCCGGCACACGAGTGGGATGCCTGCGCGGGGGATGACAACCCCTTTGCCAGCCACGCCTTCCTCTCGGCGCTGGAGGATAGCGGCTCCACCGGCCCTGCCACGGGCTGGCTGCCCCAGCACCTTGCCCTGCGCGATGGCGCGGGCCACCTGCTGGCGGTGGCCCCGCTTTACGCCAAGGGCCATTCCTTTGGCGAATACGTGTTTGACCAGCAATGGGCACAGGCCTTTACCCAGGCAGGGGGGCAGTATTACCCGAAATTGCAGGTGGCCGTGCCCTTCTCCCCCGTGCCGGGGCCACGCCTGCTGGTGGGTGAGGTGCCCAATGCCGATGCCCGCCGCCTGCTGGCCGGCCGTGCGCTACAGCAGGCGTGCAGGGAACTCGATCTCTCCTCCATCCACGTCACCTTCTGCACACAGCATGAATATGACCTGCTGGGCGAAAATGGCTGGCTACAGCGCCTTGGCGTGCAGTACCACTGGGAGAATGCCGGCTACGGCAACTTTGATGATTTTCTGGACGCACTCGCTTCACGCAAGCGCAAGGCCATCCGGCGTGAACGGCGCGATGCCAATGCCTGCGGGCTGACCTTCCATGCCTATCGTGGCGCAGAGATTACCGAAGCGCTATGGCATGATTTCTACCAGTTCTACCTCTCCACCGTGGACCGCAAGTGGGGCAGCGCCTACCTGCAGCCCGGCTTCTTCCCGCTGCTGTCAGAACGGCTGGGGGATAGGGTCGTACTCATGGTGGCGCGGCAAGACGGCGTACCGGTGGCAGGCGCACTCAACCTGATGGGGCGCGATACGCTGTACGGGCGCAACTGGGGGCGGCTTTCGGGCCATGACTGGCCCTTTTTGCATTTTGAGTTGTGCTATTACCGCGCCATCGACTTTGCCATCGAACACGGTCTGAAACGGGTGGAAGCCGGTGCGCAGGGCGAGCACAAGCTACAGCGCGGCTACCGGCCATGCCTGACCCATTCCGCCCACTGGATCAGCCATCCCGGCCTACGTGTGGCGGTGGCTGAGTTTCTGGGCCATGAACGCGCGGCCATCATGGCCGAACTGCCTGCCCTTGATGCCATGACCCCTTACCGCGCTGGGTCATGA
- a CDS encoding TSCPD domain-containing protein has protein sequence MTARSHWNGVRMRTVEAAADPDDAPRSVTLPADWDDTAAEALARLTPGHGPASLPDEAAHWIDDLCMDSTAGPAVRPVARALSCLLLMRQAAPTQDLWHGHHDRRPGFVVNLAAFVEADNSFMARDFVAALRLLARMLRMIAQYRQPLCNGELPLPDPTQRTASHLRAVPPAMPPQPPCVAGSLLLTNLDACLAGLGFDYDSESGRDAACSIVALATLVAHAGEGADAMPLPPVRSILPGVSQIARNVWQEAAVEIDQPAARVETGFSTSGPIDALLGVEACGLAPVFSPLRPDGRLATSTLARLACRGLTLEAAFAATLAGESVLPLPSAASHQAMHRALSGFVDRAPPRPDATRDVLATRAGLERGVRRPLPARHGGFTQKASVGGHRLFLRTGEYADGALGEISLTPTRESPMVRGLMDTLGQAVSIGLQYGVPLESYVEAFAYTQFGPAGTVEGDPVASYATSMLDYAFRALSDAYLGRRLPDAPHEEIMADSPAPMLPLDLPGSGNDDGDDTPPRRRRLRLVG, from the coding sequence ATGACAGCACGAAGCCACTGGAACGGCGTGCGCATGCGGACGGTAGAGGCCGCAGCGGACCCTGACGACGCGCCACGTTCCGTTACCCTGCCCGCCGACTGGGATGACACGGCAGCCGAGGCCCTGGCCCGACTGACTCCCGGCCATGGTCCCGCCAGCCTGCCCGATGAGGCGGCGCACTGGATAGATGACCTGTGCATGGATAGCACGGCCGGACCGGCCGTGCGCCCGGTGGCACGCGCGCTGTCGTGCCTGCTGCTGATGCGCCAGGCCGCTCCCACACAGGATCTGTGGCATGGCCATCATGACCGCAGGCCCGGCTTTGTGGTCAACCTGGCTGCGTTTGTGGAAGCCGACAACAGCTTCATGGCGCGTGACTTCGTGGCAGCACTCCGGTTGCTGGCACGCATGCTGCGTATGATCGCGCAGTACAGGCAGCCCCTGTGCAATGGCGAACTGCCCCTGCCCGACCCCACGCAGCGGACAGCCTCCCACCTGCGCGCCGTTCCCCCCGCCATGCCGCCGCAGCCCCCCTGCGTTGCCGGTTCCCTTTTGCTGACCAACCTCGATGCCTGCCTGGCCGGGCTAGGCTTCGATTATGATAGCGAGTCCGGGCGCGATGCTGCGTGCAGCATCGTGGCGCTGGCCACCCTGGTAGCCCATGCGGGCGAGGGTGCGGACGCCATGCCCCTGCCCCCCGTCCGCAGCATCCTGCCCGGTGTGAGCCAGATTGCACGCAACGTGTGGCAGGAAGCCGCGGTGGAAATCGACCAGCCCGCCGCACGGGTGGAAACCGGCTTTTCCACCTCCGGCCCGATCGACGCGCTGCTGGGCGTGGAAGCCTGCGGTCTGGCCCCCGTGTTTTCCCCACTGCGCCCGGATGGGCGGCTAGCTACGAGCACGCTGGCCCGCCTGGCGTGCAGGGGCCTGACGCTGGAGGCCGCCTTTGCCGCAACCCTTGCGGGCGAGAGCGTGCTGCCGTTACCCAGCGCCGCCTCCCACCAGGCCATGCACCGCGCCCTGAGCGGCTTCGTGGACCGCGCGCCCCCGCGCCCCGACGCCACGCGCGATGTGCTGGCCACCCGTGCGGGGCTGGAACGCGGCGTGCGCCGCCCCCTGCCCGCCCGCCATGGCGGCTTTACGCAAAAAGCCAGCGTGGGCGGCCACCGCCTGTTCCTGCGTACGGGTGAATACGCCGATGGCGCACTGGGCGAGATCAGCCTGACACCCACGCGCGAAAGCCCGATGGTGCGTGGCCTCATGGACACGCTGGGCCAGGCGGTCAGCATCGGCCTGCAGTACGGCGTACCGCTGGAAAGCTATGTCGAGGCCTTTGCCTACACCCAATTCGGCCCCGCCGGCACGGTGGAGGGCGACCCGGTTGCATCCTATGCGACATCCATGCTGGACTACGCCTTCCGTGCCCTGTCCGATGCCTATCTGGGCCGCAGGCTACCCGATGCCCCGCATGAGGAAATCATGGCGGACAGCCCCGCCCCCATGCTGCCGCTTGACCTGCCCGGTTCCGGCAATGACGATGGCGATGACACACCCCCACGGCGGCGCAGGCTGCGCCTGGTCGGCTGA
- a CDS encoding NADH-ubiquinone oxidoreductase subunit NDUFA12 family protein → MANLGTRIYTRFRGRLVGRDADGRCYYEARTPNRTGGGEKRHERWVIYHKGEDASAVPPEWWGWLHHMDATPLPESARQPWQQQWQPNQTGTAAAYHPPGSDLRGGQRASTTSDYEAWYPEG, encoded by the coding sequence ATGGCAAATCTAGGCACCCGTATCTATACCCGTTTCAGGGGGCGGCTGGTCGGCAGGGACGCCGATGGCCGGTGTTATTATGAGGCCCGCACTCCCAACCGCACCGGCGGCGGGGAAAAGCGCCACGAGCGCTGGGTCATATACCACAAGGGCGAGGACGCATCCGCCGTGCCGCCAGAATGGTGGGGCTGGCTGCACCATATGGATGCCACCCCCCTGCCCGAAAGCGCGCGCCAGCCCTGGCAGCAGCAGTGGCAGCCCAACCAGACCGGCACGGCAGCGGCCTATCACCCCCCCGGCAGTGACCTGCGCGGCGGGCAGCGGGCTTCTACCACCAGTGATTATGAGGCATGGTACCCCGAGGGATGA